The window AGTTGGGCTGCGACCGGCCTTCAGGCAGCCGAAATCACTCCGCGTCGTCAAGCCCATGCTCACAATGATTATGTGCACGAGCGACCGCTGCTCGATGCACTCGACCAGGGTTTCATGAGCGTCGAGGCCGACGTCATCCTCGACGATGGTGAATTGCTCGTTGCTCACTCGCGTGATGAGACGACGCCTGACCGCACGCTGCGTGCATTGTACCTTGATCCATTGCGTCAGCGGATCGAAAAGAATGGTGGATTCGTGTATGCGGACAAACAACCCATCACGCTGTTGATTGATATCAAGACAGACGGGGAAGCAACGTTCACAGCAATCAATCAACTCCTTGGTGAATATCGCGACGTGTTTGCTTGGTCGGAGGACGGCACGCTGCATCCCGGGCCGGTCGTTGCGATCATCAGCGGCAACCGACCCATCGAGATGATGACGGCAGCATCTCCTCGGTTCGCTGGCATTGACGGTCGACTCTCGGATTTGGACAGTGACATGGCCCCCGATTTGATGCCGCTGCTCAGTGACAACTGGACGCATTACTTCAGCTGGCGAGGAAAAGGCGATTTTCCAGCGACCGAACGCGATAAGCTGAAGCGAATCGTCGAGCACGCCCACGAGCGAGGCCGGCTGATTCGGTTCTGGGCTACCCCCGACAATCCGGCCATGTGGCGCGTACTCCGCGATGCAGGCGTTGACCAAATCAATACTGACA of the Allorhodopirellula heiligendammensis genome contains:
- a CDS encoding phosphatidylinositol-specific phospholipase C/glycerophosphodiester phosphodiesterase family protein, yielding MLSSPSSRTLTALIVIAASWAATGLQAAEITPRRQAHAHNDYVHERPLLDALDQGFMSVEADVILDDGELLVAHSRDETTPDRTLRALYLDPLRQRIEKNGGFVYADKQPITLLIDIKTDGEATFTAINQLLGEYRDVFAWSEDGTLHPGPVVAIISGNRPIEMMTAASPRFAGIDGRLSDLDSDMAPDLMPLLSDNWTHYFSWRGKGDFPATERDKLKRIVEHAHERGRLIRFWATPDNPAMWRVLRDAGVDQINTDNLRGLSRFLAE